A region from the Andrena cerasifolii isolate SP2316 chromosome 11, iyAndCera1_principal, whole genome shotgun sequence genome encodes:
- the LOC143374611 gene encoding uncharacterized protein LOC143374611: protein MTPLARWVLLALLLAGAGAQTDEHACVRLCGAQNRGLEMTGVCDHQQKLVPQSSGGRFPIHRLFRLCLAPCTGAGSPSTEPLVFDSSHTCRSFRESLIKRRACLCPNPRDDETRNLDRKDFPRLEGSSKDPEQHELKDSGTAEGLLSESENIVGDKAVRTIKKPINGLEEQQGSKIKDLLEVEMKSLAAELNQVDGEEMEALEDRVIEKLNSDDLIAGADTSEEPPVDWDQWCMAQCDNGRGGSACNCDIIP, encoded by the coding sequence ATGACGCCTCTAGCTCGGTGGGTGTTGCTGGCGTTGCTGTTGGCCGGCGCCGGCGCGCAAACTGACGAGCACGCATGCGTTCGCCTGTGCGGTGCACAGAACAGGGGACTGGAGATGACGGGAGTCTGCGACCACCAGCAGAAACTCGTCCCTCAGTCCAGCGGAGGCCGGTTCCCGATACATCGCCTCTTCAGGCTCTGCCTGGCCCCGTGTACTGGTGCTGGCTCCCCGAGCACGGAGCCTCTGGTATTCGACAGCTCCCACACCTGTCGCAGCTTCAGGGAGTCGCTGATTAAGCGTCGGGCTTGCCTCTGCCCAAATCCAAGGGATGACGAGACGAGGAACCTCGATAGAAAGGATTTCCCTCGGCTGGAGGGGTCGTCCAAGGATCCCGAGCAGCACGAGCTGAAGGACTCGGGCACCGCGGAAGGATTGTTGAGCGAATCGGAGAATATCGTCGGGGATAAAGCTGTAAGGACTATTAAGAAGCCTATTAATGGCCTGGAGGAGCAACAGGGGTCAAAGATCAAGGATCTATTGGAAGTTGAAATGAAGTCACTGGCAGCTGAGTTGAACCAGGTGGACGGCGAGGAGATGGAGGCCTTGGAGGACCGTGTTATCGAGAAGTTGAACAGTGACGACCTGATTGCTGGAGCAGATACGTCGGAGGAGCCGCCTGTTGACTGGGACCAGTGGTGCAtggcccagtgtgacaacggaCGAGGTGGGAGCGCCTGCAACTGTGACATTATCCCCTGA